A single region of the Neodiprion pinetum isolate iyNeoPine1 chromosome 5, iyNeoPine1.2, whole genome shotgun sequence genome encodes:
- the dup gene encoding DNA replication factor Cdt1, whose amino-acid sequence MSQQYVDAYFNTRKRTAAEDVRSRTKVLILDDDQAVNVASNLNDRNVDETKNLDSLASPAIQGDDTNPKMSPKIIFANVDSKQIEGCEIRSSVVRPNRVVRNIQFDAVKAGSPKSPKSSSRSRSGARMKKTATQEGQPDIRDTFLKLSKDEGEAKQKSNVIFEKKGLLSPTKKRPSTPQKVPQHCAIQKVTNTKAYETAEEQPAAGSVTPKKLSTMDALAQKDLSLGEIKNRINRSSRLAELKASIAKINKCAAKLDEIQAKKPQIRKFENIEVEVPVSPQKAMMSPKKNVLTPTKNVELPKNASPQKRLLFAPKESSGSPSKSPTKQAAYQKYQSLVESGTPTLLLPYNYRLLAEAFRCVDTVVSLLFNRKEVITFKKLKPAVQELLRRNFTMDHLAQIKTVYPNAFVFNQEKLHNFGSSSMQDKYELVITPMVEPKNGRNTPDADNVLKSASEMSMCPTVLLQRRRIFYNTLLDLVKDCHEKYLLSLKPPMVIPKEKLTRWHPEFDVESCATIEKAELPQPPNIEKFTTAKDVLQKAKDMFNCNTRMEKALQRLAEAKMTSRSGSPSSTLTVDVSTQINDQEMRKVNISIVDTPPATPTHNSYLSTAFKGIPKALLEKVRAKQAAKALESMTRTSDSDKEATQYSRLPELSRILRNIFVAEKKGVLPMEFVIKKLDNSYRAKLTPNELEDLIKLMCKLLPVWASIQKVQKTNYLKLTRDIDVNKVVRRFEIMANNKVNAS is encoded by the exons ATGTCGCAACAGTACGTTGACGCTTATTTCAACACCCGAAAACGGACAGCTGCCGAAGACGTTAGGAGCAGGACCAAAGTCCTCATCCTGGACGATGATCAAGCTGTGAACGTGGCAAGCAATCTGAACGATCGTAATGTCGATGAGACAAAAAACCTCGACTCATTAGCCTCTCCGGCCATTCAGGGGGACGATACTAACCCCAAAATGAGTCCGAAGATCATCTTCGCGAACGTGGACTCCAAGCAGATCGAAGGCTGCGAGATCCGCAGTAGCGTTGTTCGTCCCAATCGCGTCGTACGAAACATTCAGTTTGATGCGGTGAAGGCTGGGAGCCCTAAGAGCCCGAAATCCAGTTCACGCAGCCGCAGCGGTGCTCGTATGAAAAAAACCGCAACCCAGGAAGGCCAGCCGGACATCCGCGACACCTTTTTGAAACTGAGCAAAGACGAAGGTGAAGCCAAACAAAAGAGCAACGTTATTTTCGAGAAGAAGGGCCTTCTAAGTCCGACCAAAAAGCGACCGTCGACGCCTCAGAAAGTTCCTCAGCACTGCGCTATACAGAAGGTCACCAACACCAAGGCCTACGAGACAGCCGAAGAACAACCAGCTGCTGGTTCTGTGACGCCTAAAAAATTATCCACAATGGACGCCTTAGCCCAGAAGGATCTCAGCCttggagaaataaaaaaccgaATTAACCGGTCGTCCAGACTTGCAGAGCTCAAAGCTTCAATTGCTAAGATCAACAAGTGTGCTGCGAAGCTTGACGAGATTCAGGCTAAAAAACCTCAAATCcggaagtttgaaaatattgaagtgGAGGTTCCTGTTAG TCCGCAGAAAGCGATGATGTCTCCAAAGAAGAACGTCTTAACCCCAACAAAGAACGTTGAGCTGCCAAAGAATGCTAGCCCTCAAAAGCGGCTACTGTTTGCTCCAAAAGAGAGTTCAGGCAGTCCTAGTAAAAGTCCCACTAAGCAAGCTGCCTATCAAAAATATCAATCCTTGGTTGAATCTGGAACACCGACTTTGTTGCTACCTTACAATTATCGCCTTTTGGCCGAAGCCTTTAGATGTGTTGATACT GTTGTTTCATTGCTGTTCAATCGAAAAGAAGTTATAACATTCAAGAAGCTGAAACCAGCAGTACAGGAATTACTGAGGCGCAATTTTACAATGGATCATTTGGCACAGATTAAAACAGTGTATCCAAATGCCTTTGTGTTTAATCAGGAGAAGTTACATAACTTTGGTTCTTCCTCCATGCAGGATAAGTACGAACTTGTTATAACGCCTATGGTTGAGCCAAAGAATGGGAGAAACACACCAGATGCTGACAATGTTCTCAAGTCTGCCTCGGAAATGAGCATGTGTCCAACGGTCTTATTGCAACGTCGAAGAATCTTCTACAATACGCTTTTAG ATCTGGTCAAGGATTGTCATGAGAAATATCTTCTATCATTGAAGCCTCCAATGGTTATTCCGAAGGAGAAGTTGACCAGATGGCATCCGGAATTTGATGTGGAAAGTTGCGCTACTATCGAAAAAGCTGAACTGCCGCAACCTCctaacattgaaaaatttacaactgCGAAAGACGTACTTC AGAAAGCCAAGGACATGTTCAACTGCAACACGCGTATGGAAAAGGCTTTGCAGAGGTTGGCAGAAGCTAAAATGACATCAAGATCCGGTTCACCCAGCTCAACCTTGACTGTCGATGTATCAACTCAGATTAATGAtcaagaaatgagaaaagttAACATTTCTATTGTTGATACACCACCTGCTACTCCTACACATAACAGTTACCTTAGCACAGCTTTCAAGGGTATTCCAAAAGCGCTTCTTGAAAAG GTTCGCGCGAAGCAGGCAGCGAAGGCATTGGAATCAATGACGAGAACGTCGGACTCAGACAAAGAGGCAACTCAGTATTCGCGGTTGCCAGAGCTGTCCAGAATTctgcgaaatatttttgtcgCGGAAAAGAAGGGTGTCTTACCTATGGAATTCGTTATCAAAAAGCTCGATAATTCTTACCGGGCAAAATTGACCCCCAATGAGCTGGAGGATCTTATCAAACTGATGTGCAAGCTGCTTCCTGTTTGGGCGAGTATTCAGAAGGTGCAAAAAACTAATTACTTGAAATTGACCAGAGATATCGACGTCAACAAAGTTGTTAGAAGATTTGAAATAATGGCCAATAATAAAGTGAACGCTTCTTAA
- the Cog3 gene encoding conserved oligomeric Golgi complex subunit 3, which yields MSRTKSAPYNLTRWDNPEDPLAPLTPSQKKCLSVLQDEMLPADRPSNVTAPHRKSKDDNEEKKEEKEMCYSEKIETYQELLQNYTALEKRFMSVADLKYTAYLDQLKSRRNECHQLCVEIENALQDFATLSKQYTAVSSRTTLLHEASEQLISDQQKLNSFNDEIVRHLKYFKEVDRILEKLEAPTLSVNSEIFFDLLDKIDSNMDFVQNNDSFKESSTYLVKYRHCQSKAITLIQHYVFNQFANATESILSPKETDNEPKNSDAALALFYGRFQSVLPKIKSVLEQIESKSSKRQEYETLLTECHQSYLSHRGTVLGPGVTQALNSVKERYNGDHCSLVRHSCALLLHASIDEHRLFYQFFSKTSASLNVYLEGLCTSLYDSLRPFIIHINHLETLAEICCILRIEMLDEHVQNNSEPLQGFGSICLQLLHDVQERLVFRAHLYLQSDVLNYNPSAGDLAYPEKLKMMEDIAESIREETNQLRMKRISLSSNDSGTPEAISRNHLMMDPLHYQKSSAANSPADLHGMWYPTVRRTLVCLSRLYRCVDRPVFQSLSQEAISLCVQSIESARQKINLRSTPLDAELFQVKHLLILREQIAPFQVDFTIKEYSLDFSKVKTAAFGLLEKRSRLFTLSNNALLEFLLEGAPQMKEQLIDSRKHVDAKLKSTCQRLIQHATHLLIEPVIKLLERAKMYVNSDGSSRIRQQPFGSAQEIAKTVGDTQRLIKFKLPNIQQSMQLYLANRETECILFRPIKNNIVAAFTQLLQLLSNNYTAEELLLIACPLPDQISVTLSSTSLAHGKLAQHEAQRLETAVKKVEEIGDGGVKGNTETSVSTV from the exons ATGTCAAGAACAAAAAGCGCACCGTATAACCTAACGCGATGGGACAACCCGGAGGATCCACTCGCTCCTCTGACACCGAGTCAAAAAAAGTGTCTGTCTGTATTGCAGGATGAAATGCTACCAGCGGATCGTCCGAGCAACGTCACAGCACCTCATAGGAAGTCGAAGgatgataatgaagaaaaaaaagaggagaagGAGATGTGCTATTCGGAGAAGATCGAGACGTATCAAGAGTTACTCCAAAACTATACCGCCTTGGAGAAGCGATTTATGTCTGTTGCGGACCTGAAGTACACAGCTTACTTAGACCAGCTGAAATCGCGTCGAAACGAGTGTCATCAACTGTGCGTAGAGATAGAAAATGCGCTGCAAGACTTTGCCACTTTGTCCAAGCAATATACAGCTGTATCCTCCAGGACGACATTGCTACACGAGGCCAGTGAGCAGCTGATATCAGACCAACAAAAGTTGAACTCGTTCAATGATGAGATAGTGCGCCACTTGAAATACTTCAAAGAGGTCGATCGGATTCTGGAAAAACTCGAGGCTCCAACTCTCTCTGTGAACAGTGAAATCTTCTTCGATCTACTCGACAAGATCGACTCCAATATGGACTTTGTTCAGAACAACGATAGCTTTAAAGAGAGCAGCACTTACCTTGTTAAGTACAGGCATTGCCAGTCCAAGGCTATTACTCTGATACAACACTATGTTTTTAACCAGTTTGCCAATGCCACTGAAAGCATTTTAAGCCCCAAAGAAACTGACAATGAACCCAAGAACTCGGACGCAGCTTTAGCTCTATTTTACGGCAGGTTTCAATCTGTCCTACCCAAGATTAAAAGTGTTCTGGAACAGATTGAGTCCAAGTCTTCTAAGAGACAAGAGTATGAGACGCTGTTGACAGAGTGCCATCAGTCTTACTTGAGCCATAGAGGAACGGTTTTAGGCCCTGGTGTCACTCAGGCTCTCAATTCCGTCAAGGAAAG GTACAACGGGGACCACTGCAGTCTGGTGCGTCATTCTTGTGCACTGCTGTTGCATGCGTCAATAGATGAGCACCGTCTCTTCTACCAGTTCTTCAGTAAGACATCGGCATCATTGAACGTGTACCTGGAAGGTCTTTGTACATCTCTGTATGATTCGCTCCGACCTTTCATCATTCACATCAACCATCTTGAAACACTTGCTGAGATCTGCTGTATCCTTAGAATAGAGATGCTTGACGAGCACGTACAGAACAACTCTGAGCCTCTTCAAGGCTTCGGCAGCATCTGCCTGCAGCTTCTTCACGACGTTCAGGAACGTCTAGTCTTCCGGGCTCATCTATATCTACAATCAGACGTTCTCAATTACAACCCGTCGGCCGGAGATCTTGCATATCCGGAGAAACTCAAGATGATGGAGGACATTGCAGAGTCGATACGTGAGGAAACTAACCAGCTCAGAATGAAACGGATTTCGTTATCGTCGAATGATAGTGGAACACCTGAAGCGATTTCTCGTAATCATTTGATGATGGATCCCCTTCATTATCAGAAGTCCAGCGCTGCAAACTCTCCGGCTGATTTGCATGGAATGTGGTATCCGACAGTGAGACGCACGCTTGTCTGTCTCTCCAGGCTTTACAGGTGCGTCGATAGGCCAGTCTTTCAATCACTGAGTCAGGAAGCCATATCGCTTTGCGTTCAGAGCATAGAGAGTGCTAGACAGAAGATAAATCTCAGGTCAACGCCACTAGATGCGGAGCTCTTCCAAGTTAAGCATTTACTGATACTACGTGAGCAGATCGCCCCTTTTCAGGTCGACTTCACTATAAAGGAATATAGCTTGGACTTTTCCAAAGTTAAGACAGCAGCTTTTGGACTTCTTGAAAAGAGGTCTAGACTTTTTACACTCTCAAATAACGCTCTGCTGGAATTTCTGCTAGAAGGTGCTCCGCAGATGAAGGAGCAGCTTATTGATTCGCGTAAACATGTTGACGCTAAGCTCAAATCGACTTGTCAACGTCTGATACAGCATGCTACTCACTTACTGATTGAGCCAGTGATAAAGCTGTTGGAGAGAGCGAAAATGTACGTCAATTCCGATGGATCTAGTAGAATAAGGCAGCAGCCCTTTGGCTCTGCCCAAGAAATAGCCAAGACCGTTGGGGATACTCAGAGACTTATTAAATTTAAGTTACCAAATATTCAGCAATCGATGCAGCTTTACTTGGCCAACAGAGAAACCGAGTGCATACTTTTTAGACCTATCAAGAATAACATCGTTGCCGCTTTTACACAGTTGCTGCAATTGCTGAGTAATAATTATACCGCCGAGGAACTCCTCCTCATTGCTTGTCCTTTGCCTGATCAGATTTCCGTTACTCTGAGCTCGACCAGCCTTGCACATGGAAAATTGGCCCAACATGAAGCACAGCGATTAGAGACGGCAGTAAAAAAGGTAGAAGAAATTGGAGATGGCGGAGTCAAGGGTAATACGGAAACTTCGGTTAGTACTGTTTAA
- the mus81 gene encoding crossover junction endonuclease MUS81 isoform X1: MSSYSAKMKRIRAKSKCPNPLFEKWLEEWKEDAASQGSQMQYCFIKALSSLRKCPLRLETGRDCKILQYFGDKLCIMLDKKLTEYKTKGLCTAANSIKPANQFQDPNDCDVNNTDDYLGHRARQTPNKREKKPNGGEPQPAKKTRKLKDNSDTARAIENGVKTNSKNNSYIPAWRSGGYAILLTFYEKMQNPDFIGYMNKADLQAAAQRYCDNSLSKPEPGSYYSAWASMTTLIQKGLVIKSSNPAKYRLTDDGYTAAVQLSEIDENYPAFNNPFPCSSAERNGDVRMLSPAKSCSSANSELHSPEVNEPVYEINSRSNSPIEIENRRNEVACSSAVSLARELDVYSAGQIKESANILNNGEKCKQGSVSSSFETVILAPNTFDVILLVDDREIAGGKVRPKDDITLAELTRAEVRFEVRNLKLGDFTWIARCKSSGFELILPHIVERKRMDDFSGSIRDGRYQEQKFRLKRSGIDNIIYLVENHGNNQHSLLPLQTLFQAATNTLIQDGFAVKYTNSHKDSMFYLASLTLMLNKIYQKKTLIGCNKDDLTSSNILSNETRLMFFKDFNKAVAKVKNFKLSEMFIRQLVQLRGMSVEKAMAIVEFYPTPFALKKAYNDAGSSGENLLASILFGRTQRQLGPVLSRTMHQFYTKKSF, translated from the exons ATGAGCAGCTACTCGGCAAAAATGAAGAGAATTAGAGCAAAATCGAAATGTCCAAATCCTCTTTTTGAAAAGTGGCTTGAGGAGTGGAAAGAGGATGCAGCATCACAGGGTTCACAGATGCAGTATTGTTTTATAAAGGCTTTGTCTTCTCTAAGAAAATGTCCGCTACGTTTAGAGACAGGCAGAGATTGTAAAATACTACAGTATTTTGGGGATAAACTATGCATTATGTTGgacaaaaaattgaccgaaTACAAAACTAAGGGCTTGTGTACAGCTGCTAACAGCATAAAGCCAGCCAATCAGTTCCAAGATCCAAATGACTGTGATGTGAACAATACTGACGATTATCTAGGACATAGAGCACGGCAAACTCcgaataaaagagaaaaaaaacccaaCGGCGGTGAACCACAACCAgcaaaaaaaacaagaaaactaAAGGACAATAGTGACACAGCTCGGGCTATAGAAAAT GGAGTGAAAACTAATTCTAAGAACAATTCCTACATACCTGCGTGGAGATCTGGAGGATATGCAATACTGTTAACATTTTATGAAAAGATGCAGAATCCAGATTTCATAG GATATATGAACAAGGCTGATCTTCAGGCCGCTGCTCAACGTTACTGTGATAATTCTTTAAGTAAACCAGAACCTGGTAGCTACTATTCCGCGTGGGCCTCTATGACTACTTTAATACAAAAAGGGCTCGTCATTAAAAGCAGCAACCCTGCAAA ATACCGTCTAACAGATGATGGGTACACAGCAGCAGTTCAGCTGTCCGAAATTGACGAAAACTATCCTGCTTTTAACAACCCGTTTCCATGTTCAAGTGCAGAAAGAAATGGCGATGTTAGGATGTTGTCACCTGCGAAAAGTTGTAGTTCTGCTAACTCGGAATTGCACAGTCCAGAAGTAAACGAGCCAGTTTACGAGATAAACTCTCGCTCAAATTCTCCAATTGAAATCGAAAATCGAAGAAATGAAGTTGCGTGCAGCAGTGCTGTAAGCTTGGCTAGGGAATTGGACGTTTATTCTGCGGGTCAGATAAAGGAATCAGCTAATATACTGAATAATGGAGAAAAATGTAAACAGGGAAGTGTGAGCTCGAGCTTTGAAACAGTCATTCTTGCACCGAATACTTTTGATGTGATTTTATTAGTTGACGACCGCGAAATAGCTGG TGGTAAGGTGCGACCCAAGGACGACATAACACTCGCAGAGTTAACGAGAGCAGAAGTCAGATTTGAAGttcgaaatttaaaacttgGGGATTTTACTTGGATAGCAAGATGCAAAAGTTCTGGCTTCGAGCTGATCTTGCCCCATATAGTAGAGAGAAAACGGATGGATGATTTTAGTGGCAGTATTAGGGATGGGAGATATCAAGAGCAAAAG tTTAGATTGAAGAGATCTGgtattgataatataatttatctaGTAGAGAATCATGGCAATAATCAACACTCCCTACTACCTTTGCAAACTCTGTTTCAAGCAGCGACTAACACATTGATTCAGGACGGATTTGCCGTGAAGTACACTAATAGTCATAAAGACTCAATGTTTTACTTGGCCTCCCTAACACTGATGctcaataaaatttatcag AAAAAAACTCTCATCGGGTGTAACAAGGACGACCTAACGTCTTCCAATATACTCTCAAACGAAACACGACTTATGTTCTTTAAAGATTTTAACAAAGCAGTCGCCAAAGTGAAG AATTTCAAATTGAGCGAAATGTTCATCCGACAATTGGTTCAATTGAGAGGTATGTCTGTCGAGAAAGCTATGGCGATCGTTGAGTTTTATCCAACGCCATTCGCGCTAAAGAAAGCCTACAACGACGCGGGTTCTAGCGGAGAAAACTTACTAGCTTCAATACTGTTTGGAAGAACCCAACGCCAGCTAGGACCTGTGCTAAGTAGAACTATGCATCAATTTtacacgaaaaaaagtttttga
- the mus81 gene encoding crossover junction endonuclease MUS81 isoform X2: protein MSSYSAKMKRIRAKSKCPNPLFEKWLEEWKEDAASQGSQMQYCFIKALSSLRKCPLRLETGRDCKILQYFGDKLCIMLDKKLTEYKTKGLCTAANSIKPANQFQDPNDCDVNNTDDYLGHRARQTPNKREKKPNGGEPQPAKKTRKLKDNSDTARAIENGVKTNSKNNSYIPAWRSGGYAILLTFYEKMQNPDFIGYMNKADLQAAAQRYCDNSLSKPEPGSYYSAWASMTTLIQKGLVIKSSNPAKYRLTDDGYTAAVQLSEIDENYPAFNNPFPCSSAERNGDVRMLSPAKSCSSANSELHSPEVNEPVYEINSRSNSPIEIENRRNEVACSSAVSLARELDVYSAGQIKESANILNNGEKCKQGSVSSSFETVILAPNTFDVILLVDDREIAGGKVRPKDDITLAELTRAEVRFEVRNLKLGDFTWIARCKSSGFELILPHIVERKRMDDFSGSIRDGRYQEQKKKTLIGCNKDDLTSSNILSNETRLMFFKDFNKAVAKVKNFKLSEMFIRQLVQLRGMSVEKAMAIVEFYPTPFALKKAYNDAGSSGENLLASILFGRTQRQLGPVLSRTMHQFYTKKSF, encoded by the exons ATGAGCAGCTACTCGGCAAAAATGAAGAGAATTAGAGCAAAATCGAAATGTCCAAATCCTCTTTTTGAAAAGTGGCTTGAGGAGTGGAAAGAGGATGCAGCATCACAGGGTTCACAGATGCAGTATTGTTTTATAAAGGCTTTGTCTTCTCTAAGAAAATGTCCGCTACGTTTAGAGACAGGCAGAGATTGTAAAATACTACAGTATTTTGGGGATAAACTATGCATTATGTTGgacaaaaaattgaccgaaTACAAAACTAAGGGCTTGTGTACAGCTGCTAACAGCATAAAGCCAGCCAATCAGTTCCAAGATCCAAATGACTGTGATGTGAACAATACTGACGATTATCTAGGACATAGAGCACGGCAAACTCcgaataaaagagaaaaaaaacccaaCGGCGGTGAACCACAACCAgcaaaaaaaacaagaaaactaAAGGACAATAGTGACACAGCTCGGGCTATAGAAAAT GGAGTGAAAACTAATTCTAAGAACAATTCCTACATACCTGCGTGGAGATCTGGAGGATATGCAATACTGTTAACATTTTATGAAAAGATGCAGAATCCAGATTTCATAG GATATATGAACAAGGCTGATCTTCAGGCCGCTGCTCAACGTTACTGTGATAATTCTTTAAGTAAACCAGAACCTGGTAGCTACTATTCCGCGTGGGCCTCTATGACTACTTTAATACAAAAAGGGCTCGTCATTAAAAGCAGCAACCCTGCAAA ATACCGTCTAACAGATGATGGGTACACAGCAGCAGTTCAGCTGTCCGAAATTGACGAAAACTATCCTGCTTTTAACAACCCGTTTCCATGTTCAAGTGCAGAAAGAAATGGCGATGTTAGGATGTTGTCACCTGCGAAAAGTTGTAGTTCTGCTAACTCGGAATTGCACAGTCCAGAAGTAAACGAGCCAGTTTACGAGATAAACTCTCGCTCAAATTCTCCAATTGAAATCGAAAATCGAAGAAATGAAGTTGCGTGCAGCAGTGCTGTAAGCTTGGCTAGGGAATTGGACGTTTATTCTGCGGGTCAGATAAAGGAATCAGCTAATATACTGAATAATGGAGAAAAATGTAAACAGGGAAGTGTGAGCTCGAGCTTTGAAACAGTCATTCTTGCACCGAATACTTTTGATGTGATTTTATTAGTTGACGACCGCGAAATAGCTGG TGGTAAGGTGCGACCCAAGGACGACATAACACTCGCAGAGTTAACGAGAGCAGAAGTCAGATTTGAAGttcgaaatttaaaacttgGGGATTTTACTTGGATAGCAAGATGCAAAAGTTCTGGCTTCGAGCTGATCTTGCCCCATATAGTAGAGAGAAAACGGATGGATGATTTTAGTGGCAGTATTAGGGATGGGAGATATCAAGAGCAAAAG AAAAAAACTCTCATCGGGTGTAACAAGGACGACCTAACGTCTTCCAATATACTCTCAAACGAAACACGACTTATGTTCTTTAAAGATTTTAACAAAGCAGTCGCCAAAGTGAAG AATTTCAAATTGAGCGAAATGTTCATCCGACAATTGGTTCAATTGAGAGGTATGTCTGTCGAGAAAGCTATGGCGATCGTTGAGTTTTATCCAACGCCATTCGCGCTAAAGAAAGCCTACAACGACGCGGGTTCTAGCGGAGAAAACTTACTAGCTTCAATACTGTTTGGAAGAACCCAACGCCAGCTAGGACCTGTGCTAAGTAGAACTATGCATCAATTTtacacgaaaaaaagtttttga